AGTGGTTTCAGCAGTGGGCGCATGATTAGCCGCTGCGGTTGGGGCCGGGTTGGCCTGCGCTATGGGAGCGGGGTTGACTTCAGCGGCAGGAGTAGATTGGGCAGCAGCGGTTGGGGCAGGATTGGCCTCAGCAGTTGGAGCAAGAAGGGGAGCAGTGGCAGGCTCTTGGCTTGGGCCTTGGTTTTGGGCAGCCTGGTTGGTAGGCAGCGGCGTAGGATGATCTTGCGTATCCATTTTGAAGAGGAAAAAAGATGAAAAAAGCAACTGGGCTAAGTTCGAATTTCCTGCCCTAAGTGCATCATACACAATACGTAAACTGAACGATGCTGTTCAGTATTTTTATCGGGTTTGCGGGTGTTTTCAGCTCCTCATTTACTTCTGAAAATAGAGCTGTTCGAAAGATCCTTCCAGCACGCAGAAAGAGACTTTTCTCCCACAAGCAAACGGCACAGCACAGTAGCCGCAGACCCTTCTAAGTCACCTTCTGTTTTCTTTAAACTCCCAGGATAAGGCTTGGTACATTGAGGGCGGGAGCGAAAGACATCGGCGCAAATTGTCTGCTGGAGCCTCTGGTTGTTTTCCCTGATGCAACGAGCCCACGCCACCTGACTATCTACAGATAACACGCGCCGTAAAGCGGCCGCTGGCCGCCGATTCTTTTCGGTTTTGACGCTAGACAATAGCTGGCTTTAGATTGGCCTTCCGGGTGATTTTCAGTATACTAGAGGATGGGTTTGGCTTAGAAAAGTTATAAAATAAACTTTTCTATACGCTTGATACACACGTTGCCTGATAAGGGTAAAGGCTTGTCAGGCTGTTCAAAAGCGAATTGTTGTCAATTGATAAGTCGGGTAGGTACAAAATGGCAACGCTATACGCACAAGTCAAATACAAAATTAACCTGCCAATAAAAGGCGGCCGACGGGCTTCTATTAGCCGTCGAGCTTAAAAAAAATCGACAACCCCAAATAAGGGCCGCTTCCCTTTCGAAAGAATCTGCCGCTACCCGTGTCTTTCCATTCTTAGTCTTTCTAGTTCCCACCACGCATGAAGAAAACCTTTACTCATTCCCTATCAGGCTGGTCACAAGCCAGTCGGCGGCGGCTGGCCGCGGCGGCCCTGCTGCTTTCCGCTACGTTCACTACCCAGGCCCAAACCCTGGTCTGGGAAGATAATTTCGACGGCACGGCCATCAATCCCGACTCCTGGACCTACGATTTTGGGGATGGGTGCGAACGGGGCGTCTGCGGCTGGGGCAACCAGGAACTGCAGTACTATACCAGCCGGACAGAAAATGCCCGCATCGAGGATGGTAGCCTGGTAATTGAAGCCCGTAAGGAAAAATTTCAGACCCGGGAATTCACCTCCGCCCGCCTGAAAACGTTTGGTCGGGTGCAGTTCAAATACGGTACGCTGGAGGCCCGCATTAAAGTGCCGAATCTGAAAAATGGCCTGTGGCCGGCTTTCTGGCTGCTGGGCACTACGGGCAACTGGCCCGCCAGTGGCGAAACCGATATTCTGGAGATGGGAGCTAAGGCCTCTTACCCTGGCAACGTGAATAACTGGGTAAGTGCGGCCCTGCACTGGAGCTATAAAGGCAGCCAGGCCGACTATAGCGAAACCTACAAAAGCGCCACGCCTTTAACCGACGACTACCACGTCTATAAAATGGTGTGGGATGCCCAGTTCATCAAAGTATTTATTGATGGCACCCAGTACTTCTCCGTGGATATCACCAATACCCCGGAGAAGGATATGGAGGAGTTCCATAAGTCGCAGTACATTCTGCTGAATATGGCCGTGGGCGGCAATTATACCGGCCTGCCTGCGGTAAATGATATAACCGCTACGCTGCCCGCCAAAATGCTGGTAGACTACATCCGGCTGTATCAGAGCCCCGGTGATGAGCTGTACCTGGGGAAAGACCATGCCTTCGGCGGCAACTTCGGCATCTATACTGAGCAGACATCTATTACCAATAAGCTGGTATTTGGCGAAGGAGCCGAGCTGTATTACTGGAATAACCTGACCAATATTACCCCAACGCCCGCGGCCTACGAGGGCACGCAGGTGCTGGCGGTGCGGGCCGGCAGCGGCGACTGGTTTGGCATGGGCGTAGATCATGCCCCAATCAACCTGCTTAATTTCGCGCAGGATGGCGCCCTCAGGTTTCAGTTCAAAACCTCCTACACCGGCCAGTTTAAGATTGGGGTGAAAAGCGGCCATGGCGAAAGCTGGATTAATTTCCCGGCGGGCGGGGCTGCGCAGTATGGCCTGGTGCGGGATGGCAGCTGGCACGAGGTAACCATTCCGCTGAGTGCCTTTAACCAGCCTAACGTAGGCATGCACATTGATCTGGGCTCGATGACCAGCCTGTTCATGTTTGCCGGCGACGCTGCTTCCAGCACGGCTGATTTCTTCTTTGATGATATGTACCTGAGCGGCGGGATAATCGCCAACCCGGCGCCCACCGTTACGCTCACCGCTCCAGCGAACAATGCCGTAGTAACCACGCCGGCCAGCATTACGCTCAAGGCCACGGCCGCCGACGAAAACGGCAGTGTAGCCAAGGTAGATTTCTACCAGGGCACCACGCTGCTGGGCACCGATACCAGCAGCCCCTACAGCTTTGCCTGGACCGGAGCCGCCGCCGGCGTGTACACCCTCACCGCCAAAGCCACCGACAATGAGGGCTCCGTGGCTACCTCGGTTCCGGTGACGCTGTTTGTCTCGGCTCCCAACAACAGTGCGCCCACCGTTAGCCTGACGGCCCCGGCAGCCAATGCCAGCTACTTTACCCCGGCCAGCATTACCCTCACGGCCAACGCCGCTGATACGGATGGCTCTATCTATAAGGTGGAGTTCTATCAGGGTACTATGCTGCTGGCAACGGACATGGCCAGCCCCTACACCTATACTTGGACCAGCGCGGTGGCGGGCACCTATGCCCTCACGGCCAAAGCCACCGATAATGGCGGCGCCGTTACCACCTCAACGGCCGTTACAATTACAGTGGCTGATCCGGTAAAGCCCACCGTAACCCTGACCAGCCCCTTGGCTACCGACAAGTTTACGGCCCCGGCTACCCTCACGCTTACGGCTACCGCGGCAGATGCCAACGGCACCATCAGCATGGTGGAATTCTACAACGGTGATACAAAGCTGGGCACCGCCACTACCGCACCCTACTCCTTTGAATGGAAGAACGTGGCCGCCGGCGCTTACTCCCTGACGGCCCGCGCCACCGATAATGATGGCAATACTACCACCTCCGCGGCAGTGGCGGTAGAGGTGAAAACCCTGGCCTGTACCGGCCTGGCCGCCAACGGCGACTACAGCTACGAAGTGTTCAGCCAGGATGGCAATGTGACTTACACGTTCCATCCGCTGGGTGCTACGGCCGGGGGCAACCTGGGCCTGATTTACATTCAGGAAGGCGGCGTAGGCGCTTACCCTGGCTACCCCATGACCAAGAATGCGGCGGGAGATTTCACCTTCTCTAAGCCTATTGCCACGGGTATAGCCACCAGCTTCTACTTCACCTATCAGGTAGGCGCGGGCGGTCCGGAGCGCAACTCCGCTGACAAGCCCCATTCCTACACCGTGGGACAGAGCTGCGATACGAGCGGCCCCGATAATGCCGCTCCTACGGTTAGCCTCACGGCCCCGCTGGCCACCGGCCAGTATGTGGCGCCCGCCACCATCACGCTCACGGCCACGGCCGCTGATACGGATGGGACCATAGCGAAAGTGGAGTTCTTCCAGGGAAATACCAAGCTGGGGGAAGATGCTACGGCCCCCTACTCCTATGAGTGGGTGAAGGTGTCCGCCGGCTCTTATGCGCTGACCGCCAAGGCCACGGACAATGCCGGCAAAAGCACCACCTCAGCGGCGGTAACCATAACCGTGGCCGGTACTGATGGCTACTGCGCTACTACCGACGATTATAGTTTTAAGGCCATAACCATGGGCGAAAATGTAACCTACACGTTGCATCCCCTGGGCGCCACGGCCGGCGGCAACCTGGCTATTATCTACATTCGGGAAGGCAGTGAAGGCGCTTATCCGGGCTACACCATGGAGAAGAATGCCGCCGGGGACTTCACCTTCACCAAAACAATTGCTACAGGTGTAGTAACCAGTGTATACTTCACCTACCAGGTAGGCGCGGGTGGGCCGGAGCGCAACTCTGCCGAGAAACCACATTTGTATGTGGTGGGCGCCAGCTGCGCCGCTACGCCTACGCCTAACAAGCCAGCTTCCATGGTGGAGGGTTTCTCGGTGTATCCCAACCCCGGACAGAGCCGCACGGCGGTATCATTCTCTATGCTGGTCTCGGGTCAGTACAGCCTGGCTGTGTATGACTTAAAAGGCAGCCGCGTGCAGGTAGTAGCCGCCGGTTCTGCGGCGGCCAACCAGAAAATAGCCAAGGAGCTGTTGCTTTCCTCGTACGCCAACGGGGTGTATCTGCTGAAGCTGGTAACCGACCACGGTGTGGCTACCAAGCGTTTGGTGGTGAGCCACTAGTATTTGAACGCACCATAAGAAAGCCCCGGCTGTATGGTCGGGGCTTTTTTATGCTTTATGGGTATGGGGCTACTCTTCTGACAGCGCAGTAGCCACACCAGCACCGGGCCGCCCATAAAAGCGGTTAACCAGGTAGCCCGCCACGCCAAACGCCAGCCCCACGGCGCATACGCCCGGCCAGTGGAAATGCGCCCAGGCCTGCCCGCCCAGCCAGGAGCCCAGGGAGGCACCAATGAAAGCAGCCGTCATATACACCGTATTCAGGCGGCTGCGGGCTTCGGGCAGCAGGGAAAAAATGCGTGATTGGTTGGAAATGTGGGTCATCTGCTGGCCTACATCCAGAATAACAACGGCCAGAATCAGCCCTACCAGATAGTACCCACCAAACAGCAAGAGCACAAAAGACCCTACACACAGCAGAATGCCAATGTTGAGGGCAAAGTCGGCGCCTTTGCGGTCGGCGGAGCGGCCGGCAAGGGGCGAGGCCAGGGCCCCGCTGGCGCCAATAAGGCCGAACAGGCCGGCTACATCACTATGGTAGTTGTAGGTGCTGCTTTCCAGGAAAAACACCAGCGTAGTCCAGAAAGCGCTGAAGCCGGCAAACATGCACAAGCCCACCAGCGCCGAGCGGCGCAGCGTAGGGAGGTCGCGGGTGAGGGTGCCCAGCGAGCGAAGCAGGCTGGCGTAGCTGCCGGTAAACGTGGGCTGATTGCGCGGCAGCATGCGGGCCAGAATGCCGGTGAGCACCACCATCACGCCGGCGCCCACCCAGAACATGGTGCGCCAGCCAAAATGCGCGCCCACGTATCCGCTGATGGTACGGGATACGAGAATGCCGATAAGCAAACCGCTCATAACTTTACCTACCACACGGCCGCGCTCCTCATTGCTGGCCAGGGAAGCCGCCATGGGAATCAGCAGCTGCGGCACCGAAGAGAAAATGCCAATCAGCAGGCTGGCAGCTACCAGCAACGCAAAGGAAGGCGCAAAGGCCGCCCCTGCCAGACACACCGCCGCGCACAGCAGCAAAGCCAGAATCAGGCTTTTTCGCTCCCGCTTATCACCCAGGGGCACCACAAACAGCAGCCCCAGCGTGTAGCCTACCTGCGTAATGGTGGCTACCAGACTCACCCGGCTATCGGAAAGACCAAAGGTTTTGCCTATTTCAGCCAGCAGCGGCTGGTTGTAGTAGATATTAGCCACCACCAACCCGCAGGTAATGGCCATCAGCCATACCAAAGCAGGAGCAACAGGCGGGTGGGACGGAATAGGACGAGCGTCCTCTATCACGGGCTGGGGTGCAGCCACTACGGCATCTTTCATAGGAGGCAAAATTACGGCGGCTATTATTGCCGCCGCTTTACTGGCCTCACACCAACCCCAAGTCAGCCGAAAAGGTTGTGCCTATCCGGCTGCATACTGCTTTTTGTACAGCCCCGGCGTTACGCCTTCATATTGCTTAAACAGCTTCTGGAAGTACGCCGTGTTATTGAAGCCCGTCCGGAAGCACACGTCCGTAACGGTGGTAAGCGGGTTGCGCAACAGGCGCTTGGCTTCGGCCAGGCGCTCCTGAATCACATATTCTACGGGCGTGAGGCCCAGCTCGCGCTTAAACACCCGGAAAAAGGTGGCCTTGCTCATGCAGGCCAGCTCACTCAGCTTCTCAATGGTAATCTGCTCCGTGAGGTGCTGCTTGATGTACTGCACCACGTGGGCAAAGCGGTGGGAGGTGACGTGCTCCTTATAGTTATG
The Hymenobacter sp. DG25B genome window above contains:
- a CDS encoding MFS transporter, producing the protein MKDAVVAAPQPVIEDARPIPSHPPVAPALVWLMAITCGLVVANIYYNQPLLAEIGKTFGLSDSRVSLVATITQVGYTLGLLFVVPLGDKRERKSLILALLLCAAVCLAGAAFAPSFALLVAASLLIGIFSSVPQLLIPMAASLASNEERGRVVGKVMSGLLIGILVSRTISGYVGAHFGWRTMFWVGAGVMVVLTGILARMLPRNQPTFTGSYASLLRSLGTLTRDLPTLRRSALVGLCMFAGFSAFWTTLVFFLESSTYNYHSDVAGLFGLIGASGALASPLAGRSADRKGADFALNIGILLCVGSFVLLLFGGYYLVGLILAVVILDVGQQMTHISNQSRIFSLLPEARSRLNTVYMTAAFIGASLGSWLGGQAWAHFHWPGVCAVGLAFGVAGYLVNRFYGRPGAGVATALSEE
- a CDS encoding Ig-like domain-containing protein, translated to MKKTFTHSLSGWSQASRRRLAAAALLLSATFTTQAQTLVWEDNFDGTAINPDSWTYDFGDGCERGVCGWGNQELQYYTSRTENARIEDGSLVIEARKEKFQTREFTSARLKTFGRVQFKYGTLEARIKVPNLKNGLWPAFWLLGTTGNWPASGETDILEMGAKASYPGNVNNWVSAALHWSYKGSQADYSETYKSATPLTDDYHVYKMVWDAQFIKVFIDGTQYFSVDITNTPEKDMEEFHKSQYILLNMAVGGNYTGLPAVNDITATLPAKMLVDYIRLYQSPGDELYLGKDHAFGGNFGIYTEQTSITNKLVFGEGAELYYWNNLTNITPTPAAYEGTQVLAVRAGSGDWFGMGVDHAPINLLNFAQDGALRFQFKTSYTGQFKIGVKSGHGESWINFPAGGAAQYGLVRDGSWHEVTIPLSAFNQPNVGMHIDLGSMTSLFMFAGDAASSTADFFFDDMYLSGGIIANPAPTVTLTAPANNAVVTTPASITLKATAADENGSVAKVDFYQGTTLLGTDTSSPYSFAWTGAAAGVYTLTAKATDNEGSVATSVPVTLFVSAPNNSAPTVSLTAPAANASYFTPASITLTANAADTDGSIYKVEFYQGTMLLATDMASPYTYTWTSAVAGTYALTAKATDNGGAVTTSTAVTITVADPVKPTVTLTSPLATDKFTAPATLTLTATAADANGTISMVEFYNGDTKLGTATTAPYSFEWKNVAAGAYSLTARATDNDGNTTTSAAVAVEVKTLACTGLAANGDYSYEVFSQDGNVTYTFHPLGATAGGNLGLIYIQEGGVGAYPGYPMTKNAAGDFTFSKPIATGIATSFYFTYQVGAGGPERNSADKPHSYTVGQSCDTSGPDNAAPTVSLTAPLATGQYVAPATITLTATAADTDGTIAKVEFFQGNTKLGEDATAPYSYEWVKVSAGSYALTAKATDNAGKSTTSAAVTITVAGTDGYCATTDDYSFKAITMGENVTYTLHPLGATAGGNLAIIYIREGSEGAYPGYTMEKNAAGDFTFTKTIATGVVTSVYFTYQVGAGGPERNSAEKPHLYVVGASCAATPTPNKPASMVEGFSVYPNPGQSRTAVSFSMLVSGQYSLAVYDLKGSRVQVVAAGSAAANQKIAKELLLSSYANGVYLLKLVTDHGVATKRLVVSH